AAAAGACGTTATGCAAAAACAAATCCAAATCATGCTGGTCGAAGACAGTCCCGAATACCGAGAAACCATCACCCTCGCGGTTGAAAGAGAAGACGACATTAAAATCAGTAGTCAATTTGGCACGGCCGAGGAAGCCATTGGCAAGCTGGAAGCAGGGTCAAGCGACGACACTCCCGACCTCATTCTACTCGACCTAAATTTACCGGGACTTTCTGGCATCGAGGCCATTCCCCATTTAACTAAAATCAATCCCAAGATCCCGATCATCGTGCTAACTCAATCGGAACACGAAGCAGACGTCGTCGCCGCGATCTCAGCCGGAGCGTCCGGCTATTTACTTAAAGATGCAACGCGCCGACAAATATTCGACGGCGTCCGAACGACAGTTCATGGCGGCGCCATTATCGATCCCGAAGTTGCACACTATCTGGTTCATGCCTTAAACAAAGGCACACGCTCAAGCTATACGCAGAAACCTCTCTCAGATCGTGAGCTGGAGATCCTAACCTTACTGGCAGAAGGGAGAGTTCAAAAAGAAATTTCAGATCATTTAAATATCTCCAACAACACAGTCTCCACCCACATCAGGCGCATCTACGACAAACTCAAAGTTCAAAATGCACCCGCAGCCGTCGCCAAAGCCTATAAAGACGGCATCTTCGCGGTAAAGTAATACCGTTTTCAACTATAATTGATATAATGACTATGGTTACTCCGGTTCAAAGAACCTACATCCGATAAATTTTATCAGATGCCCTCAATCCCTAATTCCCTACTTGGGCTAAGCGCTTCAGTCGAGGCAGTAGCGGCGCATCAAAATCAACTTTTGGCTCGTGGCTGGCCAATGGGGATCGGAGAATCCTCCGCACTATTGCCTCTTATGTCGAATCAGAAGCATCCGTCCAATAACGCTTATGTCTAATTAGCTCTATTCACCGAGCACTCGAGAAGCTTAAACATCAACTTAGATCTAGGTTCTATCTTGAGACAATGCCATTGCCAGGGAAGAGCTTGCATCCACAGAATTTGAGATGCGTAAACTAGACAGTCTGCAAACATTGAAGCGAGACTTGTGTATTTGCTGGAATAAACGCCGAGCAAAGATGAACCCTACTCTGCACAAATTTGGACATTCTCTCTCAAAACTCAACAAGTGACTCAGCAGCCGAGTGAAAACTACAGGAAAACAAGCTTCGACCGCCTCATCTCCAGTTAACCACTTTGCTCGTTTTTTAGAACCTTAACGCTTCAGGCATGTTGGCTGGCCAATCACTATTGAAAAAGCGAACTGATCGAAATAAATTCCCATAAGGTAACTGCGAGTGCCGTTTCGGAAATATTTGGTTCAGTTTTTAAGCCGCTTCGCCCACCTCCTGTTCTTCTCGATGATAATAGTTGAGCAACCCTCCTAGCCGTTCACTTTTTACGATCGGCCCACTCTCGGAGTGGTTTTGAGGGATGTTCGGAAACGGTATTAAATTATCGAGCCCTTGGTGATTCCGTTCTTGGTGATAATGCTCAACGTATTGTCCGACAGCGCGACGAAGTGACGTCTCACTGAAAAAAATCATGTGATCAATGCACTCACGCTTAATCGCCGAAACAAAACTCTCAGCATAACCGTTTTGCTGCGGGCAGCCTACCCGAGTTTGGATGACTTCAACTTCTGAATCCGTGAGTATCTGACGAAACTCTTTGGTGTAGAGCGGATCATGGTCGCAGACAAAGAAACGCCTACCTTTGAGCCCGTCCCAGATGAGCGGCTTTTCTGGCAATTTAGGTAGCATGTTAGTTGGCGTTTTTCAGTCTAGCTCTGCTTGCAGTGCAAAAAGAGCTGATATCACCTAAAAATCAGCAACGACAACGTCAGAAACGTGATTTTCAGTAATTTGAATCGATGCGCGTGCGTTGGAACCTCTGCTGGTAAGTTCCGGATATCATTTCGATGTGGTGTGGGAAGTTAAGCGGCTGCCGATTCAATTTGCGGGGGCTGCTTGGCCTGTTCGAGTCGAGCGAGTTTCCACAGGTTGTGAGCTAGCACTGCCCATCCCACCATCATTTCTCGGTGCTCAAAACCTTTGGCACGGGCGGGAGCTCCCATAAACTTGCGGATGATGATGCTGATCCGTGCCTCGGTGCCGGCACGGCGTTTCAGGCCTTCACGCAGCTGCGGTTCAGCCTGCAGACGCTCGCTCAACTCGGTGACGTCACGCGGACACAAGCCGCTGTAAATACTTTTGTTTTTCAACGTTTGTTCGTTCTTCGTGCGATGCAGTCCTCGGTCGCCCCATGCGCTGGTCACTGCTAGTGATTGCTCTTTGGTCAGCCGCTCGATGGCCAACTCGACCTGTTTTGAATCGCTGGTCTTTTCCTTTTCCAAAAGGTAATCGACAATAAAGCCGTCCAAGGATTCTCCCAGCCAGAGGTTGTTGCCGAACTCAACTTCTCCATTACTTTTGCCGCGTTTGATCACTTGCACATCTGGGTCATACAAACTCAAGATCTTATCTTTATTGGCCAGCTTGCGCCCACCAATGATACGCTCATGGGCCTGCTTGAGAATCGCGGGCACCTGCTCGATGACATTCTCCATCTCGGTAATAATACACTGGATCTGCCTGGGGCTCAGGTCGGTATTTTCACCTAGTTCTTTAAGTCGATTTAAGTGCCTTTGTGCGTGCTGTTGGATACGGCGCAGCAAAGCTTTCATTTGTCGCAGGACCTTTTTCCGGTGCTTCTTACCTTCGCTAGTGCGATGCTTGGCACTCATAGCCATGCACAAGGTGTTCATCTCGCTTAAAAACAATAGAGGGGCTTTGGGCATGCGCAGGAGCAGTCCCTTTTTGCGGATACGATCCACCGCCTTCATCAGCGTGCGAGTGGCGTCGCGTAGCAACACCCAATCTACGGGATGGTGGACTGGTGCCTTCAGGCAAGTGCTGTCAAAGAAAACCGCATCAAAACGAACAGCCTTTTCCAATCCAAAATCGCATTGCGCTCCCGGCTGGAGCATCCCGATCAACTTCACATTCAATTTTTGCAGCGAATCTGCATCAATAAAGTGGGCGAAGCGATCACTGGTGCTTTTGGCAAACGTGCTCACTCCATCGACACGCCCGACTTGAAGGAACCACTGCAACAATGAACTATCGGCTAAGCGGATGCAAAAGTCCCGATGGTTCAGGCCAGTGATCAACCGAGCCAGATTACTGCGAAGCGCCAGTGTGCAACTTCTGCTCAGCGATTGAACTTCTGCAGCACTGCGAACAGATAAATCAATCTTACGATGCGCCATGCTCAAAGTGAAGAACTCACCCTCCAGCCCACTTTGACTGAGCAAATTATCCAAGCGCACGAACAAAGCTCGTTGCTCGCGGTATTCTTTCGGCCCATCCACTAAAGGAAGTTCTGGACGTAGGTCAGGTTGGAAGCTTATCGTCGGCATCGTTCGTTTCTATTGGTTTTTGTTTGCACCTAAATTTATAGACGACGAATCTGGGGCATGGGAGCCAATTTTGGCTCTTATGCCCCTTTAACTTTTAGACGATTGCTTAGTAGACCAACACGATGGCTAGACTTGGGACGGGCTCTACCTTTAAGAAAGCCATCGTAACTATCAGTCATATTGCGGGCAACCTGTGCCATCACCGCTCCGTTCACCTGACAGCCGATGTGAGCGACCTCCACCTGACGCTTCGACAAGTTCATCACGAAGAACACATGGTATCGAACCAGCCCGCGAAGAGTCCATACTTCTACCGTGAAAAAATCTGCGACGGACATCACATCCATGTGAGAGCGCACGAAAGTCTTGCTGTTCATGTCGCCCAAAGGGCACCCACACAAACATCCCTTCGGGCACATCTACGATGCACCATCTTCGCACTGTCGTGCTCCGTCCAATTCGATTGCTTACCCCGCTCTGGCGATGGAATGATGCCTTTAGCTCTAAGAATATTCCCAACCGTCGTCAGACTCACTTTGTAGCCGAGATTTGACAGAGCACCTTGGATGCGACCATAGCCCCACCCCACATTCTCCTCAGCAAATTTGACGCAGAGCTCCCGAATGACCTCCATGCGTTCCTGACGGTCGGTTTTCACTACGCGCCTTCCAGTATACTTGAGAGCGACCAATTTCCGGTGCCATCCCAGGATCGTTTCCGGACGAACCAAAGTCGCATATTCCTGTAACTGAGCCCAACCCATGGCCTTGCCTCGCTTGGCCAGATTACGACGCTGATGATTGTCCAAACGCAGCTTCTTCCCCGTCAACTCGAACTGTTGTTTCAAAATGCGGTTCTCCTCCAGAAGATACTCGATCACCTTCTGCTGCTTACGGTTCACTTGTCTCGGCGTAACTTCAGCAAAGACGGATCCAACCCGCCATAACCGCTAAAAATATCTGGACTTGTTTATTCAAGCGAACGAAGGTCGAAAATTGAGAAAAGCCCATCAAGGCGCATCAGCACTGAACTGATCGTATAAGTGAAGGGGCCAAGTCCACCGCAAAACAGCTCTCCAAAACTAGTCCAATTCTAGTCCACCACAATTTTTATTAGTCCCGAAACCGAGACACAAAAAAGCCCTAAGTCGTTCAAATTTCGGGCTTTAAAATGGCTACTTCCCGACAAGTCGGGGCAGGCGAACCAGCGACCAAGTGATTAATCCCGACTTCGTCGGGACTCTACCGCTCGGGAACAAATAGGGCTCGAACTTTCTCTGGGGATTTCCATGACTTGAGTTGCTTTTCGCGCCGCATGGCTTCGCTGCGTGTTTCAAACTTTTCAAAACCCAACAAAGACCACGGGCCGTTGCGATGGGTGTATTTGCCTAAATGGCCTTTACCCTCAGTTGAATTGTGCTCTTCGATTCGGCGAGCGACATCATTGGTATGCCCAATATAAAGACGGCCACTTGCATTTTCTAACACGTAGACGAAATACATGTCTGAATCCTCATTGTCTCCAGCAATCCAGACAACAAAAAAGCCCTCCGATTTCTCGAAGGGCTTAAATGGCTGCTCGGGCTGGGATCGAACCAGCGACCAAGTGATTAACAGTCACCTGCTCTACCGCTGAGCTACCGAGCAATAAAATTAAATAAAGAACTATCTCTGGCTCAATAACTCAAGTGATTAATCCCGATGGAATCGGGACTCTACCGCTGAGCTACCGAGCAATAAAATCGTTTCTTCGGAGCCTCTCGGCTCGTGGGAAAGCGCGTATAAAGGGAATGATTTTGCCCCTTGTCAATAGTTTCGTGAGAATTTTTTATTTATTTTTCTGCCTCTTGTTTGAGGGGCTTTAAACTTGGGAAAAGGATGGTGTCGCGAATGCTCTCAGCGCCTGTTAGAAGGATGATGAGACGGTCGATTCCTAGGCCCATGCCACCTGCGGGGGGCATGCCGTGCTCAAGCGCGGTGAGGAAGTCGGTGTCCATGTCTTGCACTTCTTCCCCGACCTGAGCCTCGAACATTTTGCGCTGGATGATGGGATCGTTCTGCTCGGAGTATGCGGGCGCGATCTCTTGTCCGTTGATGCAGAGCTCGAAGACGTCGATGGTGGTGTCGTCGTCTTGCGTGATCTTGGCCAAGGGGCAAAGCTCCTTGGGAATGTGGGTCACAAAGGTGGGCTGTATCAGCGTGGGCTCAATGAGCTTTTCAAAGACGTTGTTGGTGATCTCGTAGTCTTCGAGCTCGCCATCGACCTCGATATTGAGGGCGCGGGCTTTTTCGAGCTTGTCCTCGCGGCTGTGGCTGAACCAGTCGGCGTCGCCGGTGGCTTCGATGATGAGGTCCTTATATTTGGCTTCGCGCCATTCGCCGTCGAGGTTGATGACGGTGCCATCTGGACGAGCGATTTCGAGGCTGCCGATCACGGTCTTAGCGACGTGTTGGATGAGCCCTTGTGTGAGTTCCATCATGCCGCGGAAGTCGGTGTAGGCCTGATAGAGTTCCAACATGGTGAACTCTGGGTTGTGGCGTCGGGAGAGGCCTTCGTTGCGGAAGACGCGGCCGATCTCGAAGACGCGGTCTTCGCCTGCGACGAGCATGCGCTTGAGATAGAGTTCCAAAGCAATGCGCATATAGAAGTCGCAATCGAGGGCGTTGGAATGAGTGATGAATGGACGTGCGGCCGCACCGCCGGCAACGGACTGCAACATGGGTGTCTCGACTTCGGTGAAGTCACGCTCCCAGAGATACTTGCGCATTTCCTGAATAATTTTGGCGCGGTGACGGAAGCGTTGACGTGACTCTTGATTCACAATCAGGTCGAGATAGCGCTGACGATAGATCTTGTCGTCGTCGGTGAGGCCAGCCCACTTTTCGGGCAATGGACGCAGGGACTTGGAGACGAGCGTATAGCTTTCGGCACGGACGGTGATCTCGCCGGTCTTGGTTTTAAAAAGTCGGCCTTCGATGCCGATGATGTCGCCAAGATCGAGCTTTTTGAAATAGGTGTTATACTCCCCTTCTGGCAATTCGTCGCGGGTGACGTAGGCCTGGATCTGACCGTCGCGGTCTTGGATCTTAATAAAGCTGGCCTTGCCCATCACGCGGAAGACGACGATGCGTCCGGCCACGGCGACTTTGGGCTGTTCCTCATCGGCGCCGCCTTCTTTATAGAGTTTAATCGCCTCCTCAGATGTATGGCTTTGCGCGCAGTTAGCGGCAAAGGGGTTGCGATCCTCTTTGCAGAGATTCTCAAGCTTTTGCAGGCGCACGGCGTATAAATCGTGCGAATTGTCGGGATTGGCGGTCTTATCTGTCATAACGAAGCCCGCGAATGTGCGCGCCTTGCTAGAAATGGCAAACGCAAATTCGACCGCTTCACGAACTGGAACTAGCTGCGTCCGCAGGCACTGCGATTTGAACCGTTAA
The nucleotide sequence above comes from Coraliomargarita algicola. Encoded proteins:
- a CDS encoding response regulator transcription factor, giving the protein MQKQIQIMLVEDSPEYRETITLAVEREDDIKISSQFGTAEEAIGKLEAGSSDDTPDLILLDLNLPGLSGIEAIPHLTKINPKIPIIVLTQSEHEADVVAAISAGASGYLLKDATRRQIFDGVRTTVHGGAIIDPEVAHYLVHALNKGTRSSYTQKPLSDRELEILTLLAEGRVQKEISDHLNISNNTVSTHIRRIYDKLKVQNAPAAVAKAYKDGIFAVK
- a CDS encoding integrase core domain-containing protein, with the translated sequence MLPKLPEKPLIWDGLKGRRFFVCDHDPLYTKEFRQILTDSEVEVIQTRVGCPQQNGYAESFVSAIKRECIDHMIFFSETSLRRAVGQYVEHYHQERNHQGLDNLIPFPNIPQNHSESGPIVKSERLGGLLNYYHREEQEVGEAA
- a CDS encoding GIY-YIG nuclease family protein, translating into MYFVYVLENASGRLYIGHTNDVARRIEEHNSTEGKGHLGKYTHRNGPWSLLGFEKFETRSEAMRREKQLKSWKSPEKVRALFVPER
- the lysS gene encoding lysine--tRNA ligase — its product is MTDKTANPDNSHDLYAVRLQKLENLCKEDRNPFAANCAQSHTSEEAIKLYKEGGADEEQPKVAVAGRIVVFRVMGKASFIKIQDRDGQIQAYVTRDELPEGEYNTYFKKLDLGDIIGIEGRLFKTKTGEITVRAESYTLVSKSLRPLPEKWAGLTDDDKIYRQRYLDLIVNQESRQRFRHRAKIIQEMRKYLWERDFTEVETPMLQSVAGGAAARPFITHSNALDCDFYMRIALELYLKRMLVAGEDRVFEIGRVFRNEGLSRRHNPEFTMLELYQAYTDFRGMMELTQGLIQHVAKTVIGSLEIARPDGTVINLDGEWREAKYKDLIIEATGDADWFSHSREDKLEKARALNIEVDGELEDYEITNNVFEKLIEPTLIQPTFVTHIPKELCPLAKITQDDDTTIDVFELCINGQEIAPAYSEQNDPIIQRKMFEAQVGEEVQDMDTDFLTALEHGMPPAGGMGLGIDRLIILLTGAESIRDTILFPSLKPLKQEAEK